Proteins from a genomic interval of Haemophilus parainfluenzae T3T1:
- a CDS encoding aromatic amino acid transport family protein, translated as MNKTVGSTLLVAGTMIGAGMLAMPLTSAGIGLTATVFLLIGLWAVLTFTALLFVELYQTADSDAGIGTLAAQYFGKAGRIISTAVLIVFLYALIAAYVSGGGSLLMDLLPAMGDKDTMNKIAVLAFTMFFGSFIVIGTHSVDKINRVLFFVMIAAFILVLALMLPNIKFDNLMAMPIDNALIISASPVFFTAFGFHGSIPSLNKYLGGNVKSLRIAILVGSGITLFAYFLWQLSTHGLLSQNEFLQILREDATLNGLVKATLEITQSPIIANAVKIFSTLALVTSFLGVALGLLECIEDLLKQSFDIHAGRISLGLMTFIPPVLFSLFYPEGFILALGYAGQMFAFYAVVLPVALVWKARSIHPNLPYRVWGGKALLLLVLVLGVIITSIPFAIRAGYLPFVVG; from the coding sequence ATGAACAAGACTGTGGGAAGTACCTTGCTTGTAGCAGGAACCATGATTGGTGCGGGGATGTTGGCGATGCCGCTCACCTCAGCAGGGATTGGCTTAACGGCGACGGTTTTCTTATTAATTGGATTGTGGGCGGTACTCACTTTCACTGCTCTATTATTCGTGGAACTGTATCAAACTGCTGACAGTGATGCAGGGATCGGCACACTTGCTGCACAATATTTTGGTAAAGCAGGGCGAATTATTTCCACTGCGGTTTTAATTGTCTTTTTATATGCCTTAATTGCCGCTTATGTAAGTGGTGGTGGATCCTTATTAATGGATTTACTCCCTGCCATGGGGGATAAAGACACCATGAATAAGATCGCGGTGCTTGCATTCACCATGTTCTTCGGCAGTTTTATTGTCATCGGCACACACAGTGTAGATAAAATCAATCGCGTGTTATTCTTTGTGATGATTGCTGCTTTTATCTTAGTACTCGCATTAATGTTACCAAACATTAAATTTGATAACTTAATGGCGATGCCAATTGATAATGCCTTAATTATTTCTGCAAGCCCTGTATTTTTCACGGCATTTGGTTTCCACGGTTCCATTCCTAGCTTAAATAAATACTTAGGCGGTAACGTAAAATCCTTACGCATTGCTATTTTAGTGGGTTCCGGCATTACGTTATTTGCTTACTTTTTATGGCAGCTTTCTACGCACGGCTTACTCAGCCAAAATGAGTTCTTACAAATTTTACGCGAAGACGCCACATTAAATGGCTTAGTGAAAGCGACCTTAGAAATCACCCAAAGCCCAATTATTGCGAATGCAGTAAAAATCTTCTCCACTTTAGCATTGGTAACTTCATTCTTAGGAGTGGCATTAGGTTTATTAGAATGTATTGAAGACTTGCTCAAGCAATCTTTTGATATTCATGCAGGGCGCATTTCATTAGGTTTAATGACCTTTATTCCACCTGTGCTTTTCTCCCTTTTCTATCCAGAAGGTTTTATTCTCGCACTGGGTTATGCTGGTCAAATGTTCGCGTTCTACGCAGTGGTTTTACCGGTAGCATTAGTTTGGAAAGCACGCTCAATTCATCCAAACTTGCCATACCGAGTATGGGGTGGTAAAGCATTGTTACTGCTTGTATTGGTACTTGGTGTGATTATTACTTCGATTCCTTTTGCCATCCGAGCGGGTTACTTACCTTTTGTTGTCGGTTAA